In one window of Temnothorax longispinosus isolate EJ_2023e chromosome 9, Tlon_JGU_v1, whole genome shotgun sequence DNA:
- the Vps29 gene encoding vacuolar protein sorting-associated protein 29 yields the protein MLVLVLGDLHIPHRCSSLPSKFKKLLVPGRIQHILCTGNLCTKESYDYLKTLASDVHVVRGDFDENLNYPEQKVVTVGQFRIGLSHGHQVVPWGDPESLALIQRQLDVDILISGHTHKFEAYEHENKFYINPGSATGAYNPLDTSVIPSFVLMDIQSSTVVTYVYQLVGDEVKVERIEYKKS from the exons ATG CTTGTGTTGGTATTGGGGGACTTGCATATTCCACACAGATGTAGTAGCCTTCCGAGTAAATTCAAGAAGCTGCTAGTACCAGGAAGAATACAGCACATCTTATGCACCGGCAATCTTTGTACAAAAGAGTCCTATGATTATCTCAAAACGCTAGCCAGTGATGTACATGTAGTCAGAGGAGATTTCGATGAG AATCTAAATTATCCGGAACAGAAAGTAGTTACTGTGGGACAGTTCAGAATAGGACTTTCCCATGGACATCAAGTAGTGCCATGGGGTGATCCAGAATCTTTAGCCTTGATACAAAGGCAATTAGATGTCGATATTCTCATATCTGGACACACGCATAAATTCGAAGCCTACGAgcatgaaaataaattctacatcAATCCTGGATCAGCTACCGGAGCTTACAATCCTCTAGATAC atcAGTTATACCATCATTCGTATTGATGGACATTCAAAGCTCAACAGTGGTTACTTACGTGTACCAGTTAGTCGGAGACGAAGTTAAAGTGGAAAGAATTGAATATAAGAAGAGTTAG
- the Rad9 gene encoding cell cycle checkpoint control protein RAD9A — MKCVVPGGNVKILAKAIHMLARIGDEIYVNPQEESMSIRTVNMAKSAYSDFTFDKNFFSYYTLGDLEEEEAQKCKISIRSAMTVFKSAHMLDKQVETCHIHLEVDACNLVFILKYKNGINKTHLAPILDSEKLQASYTKAGMSNELMSRGRTLMDALQNFPQNLIEITLEVTSLKLLFRNYVDDASVMVHTTRTQLALGPGEFDRYTIGNETSVTFCLKEVRAFLAFSESVGIPITANFGTAGRPILFTLKSQAFETNLLLSTLSPDSDSQSDSSVVSRQIQSVRRKNASSRGTSKRANKFSSRMKKSKPEVSDIFKRPAEEKNQSDKTLNQNRNASINIVSANNSINGVRERNLPEQSRRSVAFSPASTSSATSKKISEDKRKLVKSVFSSITKRKLTDDEEDREKEEEVAVDCNNCEESVLQSPPRCQVAKKARLVFQKCFQNTFDPRMLPGHDTILVEDSDENNSD, encoded by the exons ATGAAATGCGTCGTACCTGGCGGAAACGTCAAAA TCTTGGCAAAAGCCATACACATGCTGGCGAGGATTGGCGATGAGATATATGTGAATCCGCAAGAAGAATCTATGTCTATTCGCACGGTCAACATGGCAAAATCAGCATACTCTGACTTCACATTCgacaaaaatttcttctccTATTACACTCTTGGAGATCTCGAGGAGGAAGAGGCACAAAAGTGCAAAATTTCAATAAGG aGCGCAATGACAGTCTTCAAATCTGCACATATGTTGGACAAGCAAGTGGAAACTTGTCACATTCATTTGGAGGTAGATGCTTGCAATTTAGTGTTTATCCTCAAATACAAAAACGGTATCAACAAGACCCACCTGGCGCCTATTTTGGATTCAGAAAAGTTGCAA GCATCGTACACTAAGGCTGGTATGTCTAACGAATTGATGTCGCGGGGTCGAACATTAATGGACGCTTTGCAAAATTTTCCACAAAATTTGATCGAAATAACGCTCGAGGTAACGTCACTTAAGCTGTTGTTCAGGAATTACGTGGACGATGCATCAG TCATGGTACATACTACACGTACCCAGCTGGCTCTTGGTCCTGGAGAATTTGATCGTTACACGATTGGCAACGAGACAAGCGTTACGTTTTGTTTGAAAGAAGTCAGAGCTTTCCTCGCTTTCAGCGAGAGCGTGGGCATTCCAATTACCGCAAATTTTGGAACAGCAGGAAG ACCAATATTATTTACGCTGAAGAGTCAAGCCTTCGAGACAAACTTGCTGTTATCAACTCTAAGCCCAGACAGTGATAGTCAATCGGACTCGTCGGTTGTCAGCAGGCAAATACAGTCTGTTCGAAGAAAGAATGCTTCCTCAAGGGGTACGTCTAAACGCGCCAACAAATTTTCCAGTCGAATGAAGAAATCTAAACCTGAAGTCAGTGATATATTCAAAAGACCAGCAGAAGAGAAAAATCAGTCGGACAAAACGCTCAACCAAAACAGGAATGCTTCTATCAATATCGTTTCTgcaaataattctataaatggtgttcgagaaagaaatttgCCGGAACAAAGTCGTCGCTCTGTCGCGTTCAGTCCTGCTAGTACATCTTCGGCGACTAGCAAAAAGATTTCGGAGGACAAACGAAAGCTGGTAAAGTCAGTATTTTCTAGTATCACAAAGAGGAAATTGACGGATGACGAAGAAGATCGTGAGAAGGAGGAAGAAGTTGCAGTAGACTGCAATAATTGTGAAGAGAGCGTGCTACAGTCGCCGCCGCGGTGTCAAGTAGCCAAGAAAGCAAGACTGGTGTTCCAGAAATGTTTTCAGAATACCTTTGATCCCCGAATGTTACCTGGTCACGACACTATCCTGGTAGAGGATTCCGATGAGAATAACAGTGATTAA